From the genome of Athalia rosae chromosome 3, iyAthRosa1.1, whole genome shotgun sequence:
GGAGTATTTCGGAAGGGCTACGAGGCCAATTGGACGGACGAAGTGTTCGAAATCGCACGAGTCTACGAACGCAGCCCCGTAGTTCACGCGCTGCAGGATTTAGCCGGCGAGACGATCGACGGTCTGTTCTACGACGCGGAGCTGCAGCGCGTCAAAAAGGATAATTATTTCGTGGTGGATAAAATAACACGGACGCGTGGTAAAGGGGCCAGTAAAAAACTGTTTGTCAGTTGGCGTGGAtatccctcgaaatttgatagCTGGATCCCGGCGAAGAGCCTGTCGAAACACCGAGCATGAACAAGGATCAGTTTTATCTGACGCTACCGAGTAACAGTTCGATGCGATACTTAGGAGACAACACCACGACGAAATAGACCACGCAATTGCCGCGACAGATAGAGCTAACCGGCGAATGGGAGGTTGCCCTTGTGGAGGTTCAATATCCAACGACTCTTCAAACGGTGACCGCTGGGTCCAACACCGTAAGATTGCATCAGCACATCTCACCGAAGCCGGCGGATCTCTTCGACGATATACCAAAGTCCAAGGACAATCGCGTCACCGCCCACGTGCTACGCATACAGCCGGGCGTTTACACCAGCATCGAACAGATCGTGCGAGCTCTGAGCGGCGTCCCGCTTCTGGCAAAACATTTCGAATTCGGTTACGCCGGTATCGCGAAGGATCGCATCGCCGTTACACGCATCTGCGGGTGTACCACCGGCCACTACTTGTCGTTTTCCCCCGGTCTGTATCAACAGCTCGGTTTCACCAAAGTAACGCGAAACATCGTCAAGACTTTGGAGGCGGATCACCCTTACAACGTAGCGGCTGGTATGCCTACGCAAATGTTCGTCTACTGCGACATCACGGAACCGCGAATCGTAGGAGACGTCTACGCTCCTCTGTTACGCATAGTGCAGACCAACAGCAAAGATCTTCGCCACGGGAGTTCGGAGACCAAAACGTTGTCCCCGCCGCATTATCTGCCCTTACTGAACTCCAACTTTCGCacgatcgatatcgatataagGGATCAGCTGGGAAGGCCGTTGCCATTCACCCACGGGACGTTGACGGTAATGCTGCACTTCAGGAGAATACACTAATACGGTGGCCATGAGTCACTACGTGCAGCATTACGAGAACCAAGTCGGCGGGGGGATAGCTCGCGTTCACGCGAGGTCCCCGTATCAGCGAGGTCACGGTATCGGAAGCTTCCTAGGGGGGCTGTTCCGAAGCGTTCTCCTCCTACTCAGAAGCGGGGCCCGAGCGATCGGTAAGGAGGCGCTACGAACAGGAGCAAATATAATTTCGGACGTGGGTCGGGACGCGCCGTTTAAGGAGTCGGTGAAACAACGAGTCGCCGAGTCGGGTCGCAATCTACGACGCAAAGCTGAGGAAAAACTCCAAACTCTGATGACGGGAAACGGATATAAGGTGGGTCGCGGTGTACCGAACGGCCAGTTTCTGACAGACCGTAGAACCCGTTTGGCCGGAAAACGAAAAGCAGCTGGCAGAAAAGATGTAGCCGCGAGAAAAAGAGCCAGAACAGCGAAAACGAccaaaacgaagagaaaaaagaagaagaataacggGTGCTGCAAGAAACGAACTGTGGCTGACATATTCGGTACGCGATAATCCGAGATGGCCTACCTACACGCTCATTCGTGCGAGTGTTTGAAATCGGAGCTCGACTTGTTCACTCTACCGCCTACGCAGACGACGATAGAGGGTGGGCAGTGGGTGCATTACAAGCCGGTGTCGTCTCTCACCGACGACTCACCGATCGAATTCATGGTTCCGGGGCTGAGCGACGAGTACCTCGACCTGTCGCACACGATGCTCAGTCTGCGAGTCAGTATGCCGCCTTTGGATGGGGTGCAGCTGGTGAGCTCGGACGGTAAGACCCCGACAGCGGCGGCGATCGCAGCTCCTGTGAACAACCTGTTGCACTCGTTGTTCAGTCAAGTGGACgtctttttcaatcaaaaactCGTCTCCCCGGCCAacaacgcgtacgcgtacagaGCATACATGGAGACTCTGTTGAATTACAACAATACGGCCAAAAATTCGCATCTGACGACCACGCTGTGGTACGGGGATACCGCCGGCAGAATGGACGATCTTGGTGCCGGTAATAAGGGTTTCGCAGAGCGCgaacgattattcaaaaacgGCTCCAGCGTTGATTTATTGGGACACCTTCATTGCGACGTGTTCAATCAAGAGAAATTCCTTCTAAACGGCGTAGAGTTGCGATTGCGTCTGGTGAGATCGCGGGACGCTTTCTGCATCATGGAAACCACCAACGCTCACACGATGCACATTCTAGAGGCCACTCTGCTCGTTCGACGAGTCACGATAAACCCCGGCGTGTTGTTGGCGCACGCCAGAGCTCTGGCGAAAGGGACGGCCAAGTATCCGCTCACCAGGGTCGAGGTCAAGGCAATGACGATTCACGGCGGGGTGCACGGAGAAACGTTGGACAACGTGTTTCTCGGCCAGCTGCCAAAGAGAATAATCATCGGATTCGTCGATAACAAGGCCTTCAACGGCGACCGAACGCGCAacccgttcaattttcaacattttaaaacCAACTTTCTGTCTCTGTACGTCGACGGCCAGCAAATACCCTCGAAACCCCTGCAACCGGACTTTACGAAATCAAGATTATACGTGGACGCGTACCAAACGTTGTTTTCCAGGACTGGCATTCATTTTCTAAACGAGGGAAACGGAATCAGCCGGGCGGACTACCCCTACGGTTATTGTCTGACCGCGTTCGATCTCACACCCGATTTATCGGCGAACAGCAACACGCATTGGAATTTGGTCAGACACGGCAGCGTTCGAATAGAGGTACGTTTCGAAGAGGCGCTCGAGAAGACGATAAACTGCGTCGTGTATGCAGAATTCgacaatattttggaaattgattCGAGTCGTCAAGTTATCGTGGATTTCGGTGGATGAGAGTACGACACCGGCGAAGGAGACGACAAAACAAATGCACGTTTGCGAGACGGAGAGGATTGAGATAAGCGATATGCTGACGCTGCATTCCCCACGCAAGACGGTGCGAAGACTCCGGGCGCTCACCCGCTTACCGGGTATATCGCGTTCAGACTTCAACGAGTGACAATATGGAGTACGTGATCGACGTTCAAGGGCTCTACGATAGTTCCGACAAGTTTATCGTGAAAGAGGCAGCCGTGCTGTCTGTAAACGAAGGACATGTGGGGCACTGGCTGGTATTGTCGCCTTGCGGATTCCATCAACTCTCCGTAGGAACACGCTGTTCGAATAATTACACGACGAGTAAGGTGCACGGTATCGAATGGTTCGACGGGTAAATTTCGGAGAGACagctgaaggaaaaattgcaaagtgTGGCTCGTGTGGCGGGTTTGATCTATGTGCGCGGTGCGGTGAAGAAGGAGGCGTTGCAGCGGATTATAGGGCGAGAACCTATAAACCTCGAGGACGATTTCGAGGCCCCGGCATTCAGGGAGTTGCCACCGTCAAATGTGTATTGCACGTTTCACGCTTGTCACAAACGTCACGGAACATTGGCGTGCGCTCTGAACCGTGCGGATCAACTGAAGCAGTTTGTGCTCTGGAAACGAGCCGGTCAAGAGGCCCGTATCGTACAGAGATTGAACCGATTGGATATCACCGATGAACAGCCGAGAGATACTGGCGCTGATACAACCGATAGCGACTAGAACTCTGGGTGTTTACCCCGCTGATGAGATTCCTCTACGGTGGGCCCACCCGGCCGCGATCGTTGCCAATACCGATGACCACACGCAGCCAGGTACCCACTGAGTCGCCTTCTACACCGACGCTTCAGGACACGGGGTGTACTTCGACAGCTACGGACTTCCGCCTCTCGTCAAACACCATTCTCGCCGCCTACAGAAATACCGGCAAAACGCGCACCAGCTTCAGAGCGCCTTTTCAGACGTGTGTGGTCAGTTTTGTGTTATGtttttgtattatatgcaCGACGGTTCCACTCTCGAtcagtttttatcgttattttcggaAGATTACATGAACAATGATCTGATCGCCGACTCGTTTTGCAAATGTCTCGTCagaagatataaaaatctcAACAACTCCTGCGCACCCTGTATgcaatatattcaaaaatgtgTTAGGAAAAGATGAGCCTCGTAGTttaagctaaaaaaaaaaatggtctatTTTGTATTATCTACAGTTAAGAACGCTTTGTATCACCTTAGTTCTAAGAATAGAAAATCTCGAGTCGttatgttttgaaaatatttgcagagttCACACTTTCGTGCACCCGTGAATACTCATATTTCAGAGCAACGTTGCGTTGGCAGCACGTAGCCGCGGTGCGGGGCTCGAAAATCTTCGGCTATAGTCGGTAAGATGCgaagaagtttttcaaataggTACGTCACCGCGAGGAGGCCGGGAGCTGAGTAGCCGTGATGCGATTCGAACATCGGCACCATCTTGTATTGAGAATTTCGAAACTAGTAACCAaatcagattttgaaaaacgcgCGGCGTCTTGGGTTCCGACaagggccgccatcttgaattcgaaaaacaggcgCCATCTTGTGTTTTGGAAGaggccgccatcttgatttAGAAAAATGCGCGCCATCTTGGGTTTCGGaaagggccgccatcttggCTTCAGACAACCCGTCCGACCGAGAGGAGGGGGAAGCACGCGCGACAATGACCGCCGGGGCctgagggggcaggggggaccGTCTGAAGGCGCCAGTGACGTCATTTGTTATGACCCGCTATACCTTGCCCATACTACtctcacgatttctggtaattgcctgattttcaccgggttcgtcattcttgtcaattttatcatctttgtcgatgtcgaaaattcaacaatttcgcgattctcatggtttccgtcatttttggtGATATCActattcttcttcctcctgtCATTCTCATTTATCGTACTattaccatcagtttcacgatccctaccaatttgactttttccgtcaaattcacagttcttattgtttctgttattctcgtcgtttgcatcatttctgtcaatctgacgatttttgtagtttttgtgggttccggctattctacaatatttgttattttgcgatccccatcgttatcgatattttggtttgtatgacaatttcaatcaaactcacgatttccggtaattgcctgattttcatcgtgtttgtCATACttcttaattttattatctttgtcgatgtcggaaattcaacaatttcgcgattctcatggtccccgtcatttccggttgaatcactattttcttttctcctgtcatcttcattcatcgtaccattacTATCGGTTctacgatccctaccaatttgactcttcccgtcaaattcgcagttcctATTGTTTCCGTTATCTTTGTCGTTCGCATCATGCCTGTCGATCCGACGATTTGTAAAGTTTCCGTGAGTTCcggctatttcacaattttcgtaattttgcgatctccttcgttatcgttattttggtcAGTTTGACAATTTGAATCAAACTTACGATTCTtggtaattgcccgattttcatcgtgttcgtcattcttgtcaatttattcatttttgtcgatgtcgaaaattcaacaatttcgcgattcccatggtccccgtcatttccggttaaatcactgttctcttttctcctgtcattttgatttatcgtaccattaccattagtttcacgatccctaccaattcgacttttccgtcaaattcgcagttcttattgtttccgttattttcgccgtttgcatcatttctgtcaatctgacgatttttgtagtttttgtgggTTCCGGCTATACTACAATGTTtggtaattttgcgatccccatctCTATTGATATTTTGGTAAgtatgacaatttcaatcaaactcacgatttttggtaattgcccgattttcatcgtgctcgtcattcttgtcaatttaatcatcttcgtcgatgtcgaaaattcaatgatttcgcgattctcatggtccccgtcatttccggttgaggcactattttcttttctcctgtcattttcatttattgaacTATTtccatcagtttcacgatccctaccaatttgactttttccgtcaaattcgcagttcttattgttccTGTTATtctcgtcgtttgcatcatttctgtcaatctgacgatttcTGTAGTTTTTGTGGGTTCCAGCTATTCGAcaatattcgttaattttgcgatccccatcgttatcgatattttggtttgtatgacaatttcaatcgaacttacgatttttggtaattgcccgattttcatcgtgttcgtcattcttgtcaatttaatcatctctgttgatgtcaaaaattcgacaatttcgcgattcttatggtccccgtcatttccgctTAAATCACTaacctcttttctctcgtcattTTGATCCATCGTACCATGGCCATCGGTTTtccgatccctaccaatttgactttttccgtcaaattcgcagttcttattgtttctgttattttcgtcgtttgcatcatttctgtcaatctgacgatttttgtagtttttgtgggttccggctattccacaatatttgttaattttgcgatcccgatctttattgatattttggtaagtatgacaatttcaatcaaactcacgatttccggtaattgcccgatttgcatcgtgttcgtcatacttcttaatttcatcatctttgtcgatgtcggaaattcaacaattccgcgattctcatggtccccgtcatttccggttaaatcactattctcttttctcctgtcatttttatttatcgtactaTCACTAtcggtttcacgatccctaccaatttgactttacccgtcaaattcgcagttttgATTGTTCccgttattttcgtcgtttgcatcatgccTGTCGATTCGACAATTTTTGTAGTCTTGATaagttccggctattctacaatttccattgattttgcgatttccatcgttatcgttattctgACAATTCTCATGAAACTCACGATTTCttgtaattgcctgattttcatcgtgttcgtcatgattgttaattttatcatctttgtcaatttcaaaaattcaacaatttcgcgattctcatggtctccgtcatttttggttatatcactattcttcctcctcctgtCATTCTCATTTATCGTACTattaccatcagtttcacgatccctaccaatttgactttttccgtcaaattcgcagttcttattgtttctgttattttcgtcgtttgcatcatttctgtcaatctgacgatttttgtagtttttgtgggttccggctattctacaatatttgttattttgcgatccccatcgttatcgatattttggtttgtatgacaatttcaatcaaactcacgatttccggtaattgcctgattttcatcgtgtttgtCATACTTcttaattttatcatctttgtcgatgtcggaaattcaacaatttcgcgattctcatggtccccgtcatttccggttgaatcactattttcttttctcctgtcatcttcatttatcgtaccattactaTCGGTTCTACGATCCCTATCAATTTGACTCttcccgtcaaattcgcagttcctATTGTTTCCGTTATCTTTGTCGTTCGCATCATGCCTGTCGATCAGACGATTTGTGAAGTTTCCGTGAGTTCcggctatttcacaattttcgtaattttgcgatctccttcgttatcgtcattttggTCAGTTTGACAATTTGAATCAAACTTACGATTCTTGGTTattgcccgattttcatcgtgttcgtcattcttgtcaatttattcatttttgtcgatgtcgaaaattcaacaatttcgcgattcccatggtccccgtcatttccggttaaatcactgttctcttttctcctgtcattttgatttatcgtaccattaccattagtttcacgatccctaccaattcgacttttccgtcaaattcgcagttcttattgtttccgttattttcgtcgtttgcatcatttctgtcaatctgacgatttttgtagtttttgtgggTTCCGGCTATACTACAATGTTTGGTAATTTCGCGATCCCTATCTCTATTGATATTCTGGTGAgtatgacaatttcaatcaaactcacgatttttggtaattgcccgattttcatcgtgttcgtcattcttgtcaatttaatcatctttgtcaatttcgaaaattcaacaatttcgcgattctcatggtctccgtcatttttggttatatcactattcttccttctcctgtcattctcattcatcgTACCATCACTAtcggtttcacgatccctaccaatttgactttttccgtcaaattcgcagttcttattgtttttgttattttcatagtttgcatcatt
Proteins encoded in this window:
- the LOC125500202 gene encoding uncharacterized protein F54H12.2-like, whose translation is MAYLHAHSCECLKSELDLFTLPPTQTTIEGGQWVHYKPVSSLTDDSPIEFMVPGLSDEYLDLSHTMLSLRVSMPPLDGVQLVSSDGKTPTAAAIAAPVNNLLHSLFSQVDVFFNQKLVSPANNAYAYRAYMETLLNYNNTAKNSHLTTTLWYGDTAGRMDDLGAGNKGFAERERLFKNGSSVDLLGHLHCDVFNQEKFLLNGVELRLRLVRSRDAFCIMETTNAHTMHILEATLLVRRVTINPGVLLAHARALAKGTAKYPLTRVEVKAMTIHGGVHGETLDNVFLGQLPKRIIIGFVDNKAFNGDRTRNPFNFQHFKTNFLSLYVDGQQIPSKPLQPDFTKSRLYVDAYQTLFSRTGIHFLNEGNGISRADYPYGYCLTAFDLTPDLSANSNTHWNLVRHGSVRIEVRFEEALEKTINCVVYAEFDNILEIDSSRQVIVDFGG